The proteins below come from a single Trachemys scripta elegans isolate TJP31775 chromosome 16, CAS_Tse_1.0, whole genome shotgun sequence genomic window:
- the LOC117888647 gene encoding vascular cell adhesion protein 1-like isoform X2: MHREAGGIGTMGIELQLVRPDPCGLSIVPKDPAVAFRGDVVLNCTSTCSNHSSLGWETSVPKVTDRGDRWVSLHISNLTDWILEPLCYGSNPQIIEKTRLHVYRFSPPKIHLGAEMVAGHQERITCNVSSLVSGSSPSDINVTLSSGNSTLNKSRGSPAVGYSFVVQPMQHGQEIVCQAWLRVGLQVLSDSARATLQVWAPPHSVKVSVERLEFGVGANFTVRCSAEGNPPPELHWELPSNASMELSDHGRTVTVHSAQRAHNGTYRCLAQNKYGASLGQVDVLVQVPPRSRIVIVAVVLGAIIFLGGVALVVWRLVRKRFMMSLLQPTAATVQGCPLPACSGEGNSGKGEALGREGPEPLGEDKEEPRGV; encoded by the exons tgcgCCCGGACCCATGCGGCCTGAGCATCGTGCCCAAGGACCCGGCAGTGGCGTTCAGGGGTGACGTGGTTCTGAACTGCACCAGCACGTGCTCCAAtcacagcagcctgggctgggaGACGTCGGTGCCGAAGGTGACGGATCGGGGAGACAGATGGGTGTCTCTGCACATCTCCAACCTCACGGATTGGATCCTGGAGCCCCTGTGCTACGGCAGCAACCCGCAGATCATCGAAAAAACCAGGCTCCACGTGTACC gaTTCTCACCCCCCAAGATCCACCTGGGAGCCGAGATGGTGGCCGGTCACCAGGAGCGAATCACCTGCAACGTCTCCAGCCTTGTGTCCGGCTCCAGCCCCTCCGACATCAACGTCACCCTGAGCAGCGGGAACAGCACCCTCAACAAGAGCCGCGGCAGCCCGGCCGTGGGGTACAGCTTCGTGGTGCAGCCCATGCAGCACGGGCAGGAGATCGTGTGCCAGGCCTGGCTCCGCGtgggcctccaggtgctgagtGACAGCGCCAGGGCCACCCTGCAGGTCTGGG cCCCGCCCCACAGCGTGAAGGTCTCCGTGGAGCGGCTGGAGTTCGGGGTCGGCGCTAACTTCACGGTGCGGTGCAGCGCTGAGGGGAACCCCCCGCCCGAGCTGCACTGGGAGCTGCCCTCCAACGCCAGCATGGAGCTGTCTGACCACGGCCGGACGGTGACCGTGCACTCGGCCCAGCGCGCCCACAACGGGACCTACCGGTGCCTGGCACAGAACAAATACGGGGCCAGCTTGGGGCAGGTCGATGTCCTCGTCCAAG TTCCCCCAAGGTCCCGGATCGTGATAGTCGCAGTGGTGCTGGGGGCGATTATATTTCTTGGCGGCGTAGCCTTGGTAGTGTGGCGGCTTGTGAGAAAACGCTTCATGATGTCTTTGCTGCAGCCCACGGCGGCCACGGTCCAGGGCTGCCCCCTGCCCGCCTGCAGTGGGGAGGGTAACTCGGGGAAGGGGGAAGCTCTGGGCCGTGAGGGGCCTGAGCCTTTGGGTGAGGACAAGGAGGAGCCCAGAGGTGTCTGa
- the LOC117888647 gene encoding vascular cell adhesion protein 1-like isoform X1, protein MTSHCLCLGLTPLVLLCCLPLVRPDPCGLSIVPKDPAVAFRGDVVLNCTSTCSNHSSLGWETSVPKVTDRGDRWVSLHISNLTDWILEPLCYGSNPQIIEKTRLHVYRFSPPKIHLGAEMVAGHQERITCNVSSLVSGSSPSDINVTLSSGNSTLNKSRGSPAVGYSFVVQPMQHGQEIVCQAWLRVGLQVLSDSARATLQVWAPPHSVKVSVERLEFGVGANFTVRCSAEGNPPPELHWELPSNASMELSDHGRTVTVHSAQRAHNGTYRCLAQNKYGASLGQVDVLVQVPPRSRIVIVAVVLGAIIFLGGVALVVWRLVRKRFMMSLLQPTAATVQGCPLPACSGEGNSGKGEALGREGPEPLGEDKEEPRGV, encoded by the exons tgcgCCCGGACCCATGCGGCCTGAGCATCGTGCCCAAGGACCCGGCAGTGGCGTTCAGGGGTGACGTGGTTCTGAACTGCACCAGCACGTGCTCCAAtcacagcagcctgggctgggaGACGTCGGTGCCGAAGGTGACGGATCGGGGAGACAGATGGGTGTCTCTGCACATCTCCAACCTCACGGATTGGATCCTGGAGCCCCTGTGCTACGGCAGCAACCCGCAGATCATCGAAAAAACCAGGCTCCACGTGTACC gaTTCTCACCCCCCAAGATCCACCTGGGAGCCGAGATGGTGGCCGGTCACCAGGAGCGAATCACCTGCAACGTCTCCAGCCTTGTGTCCGGCTCCAGCCCCTCCGACATCAACGTCACCCTGAGCAGCGGGAACAGCACCCTCAACAAGAGCCGCGGCAGCCCGGCCGTGGGGTACAGCTTCGTGGTGCAGCCCATGCAGCACGGGCAGGAGATCGTGTGCCAGGCCTGGCTCCGCGtgggcctccaggtgctgagtGACAGCGCCAGGGCCACCCTGCAGGTCTGGG cCCCGCCCCACAGCGTGAAGGTCTCCGTGGAGCGGCTGGAGTTCGGGGTCGGCGCTAACTTCACGGTGCGGTGCAGCGCTGAGGGGAACCCCCCGCCCGAGCTGCACTGGGAGCTGCCCTCCAACGCCAGCATGGAGCTGTCTGACCACGGCCGGACGGTGACCGTGCACTCGGCCCAGCGCGCCCACAACGGGACCTACCGGTGCCTGGCACAGAACAAATACGGGGCCAGCTTGGGGCAGGTCGATGTCCTCGTCCAAG TTCCCCCAAGGTCCCGGATCGTGATAGTCGCAGTGGTGCTGGGGGCGATTATATTTCTTGGCGGCGTAGCCTTGGTAGTGTGGCGGCTTGTGAGAAAACGCTTCATGATGTCTTTGCTGCAGCCCACGGCGGCCACGGTCCAGGGCTGCCCCCTGCCCGCCTGCAGTGGGGAGGGTAACTCGGGGAAGGGGGAAGCTCTGGGCCGTGAGGGGCCTGAGCCTTTGGGTGAGGACAAGGAGGAGCCCAGAGGTGTCTGa